The following are encoded together in the Streptomyces tsukubensis genome:
- a CDS encoding aminoglycoside phosphotransferase family protein encodes MAPTPPDGRAGIDATLVERLIHTQFPRWSGLPVTPVEVDGWDNRTYRLGDTMTVRLPTAAGYALAVGKENDWLPRLAPALPAAVPEVLGEGAPGEGYPYPWSVRGWLKGETAERGRIADRARFATSVAEFLLALQACDAVEGPPAGEHSWYRGASPAHYDDETRRCLTALKGRVDTERATAVWDRALASPHHGKPVWFHGDVSEGNLLVRDGELAAVIDFGTSGVGDPACDLVFAWGWLGEEGREAFRRTVRQDEATWARARGWALWKALLVLSECADDAERALRCGRVIEEVLADHERFAA; translated from the coding sequence ATGGCTCCCACCCCTCCCGACGGACGCGCGGGCATCGACGCCACCCTCGTGGAACGGCTGATCCATACGCAGTTCCCCCGGTGGAGCGGCCTTCCTGTGACGCCGGTGGAGGTCGACGGCTGGGACAACAGGACCTACCGTCTCGGCGACACCATGACGGTCCGGCTGCCGACCGCCGCCGGGTACGCCCTCGCCGTGGGCAAGGAGAACGACTGGCTGCCGCGGCTCGCGCCCGCGCTTCCTGCGGCTGTTCCCGAGGTACTGGGGGAGGGGGCGCCGGGCGAGGGATATCCCTACCCCTGGTCCGTGCGCGGATGGCTGAAAGGCGAGACGGCCGAAAGAGGGCGTATCGCCGACCGGGCCCGGTTCGCCACCTCGGTCGCCGAATTCCTCCTCGCCCTTCAGGCCTGCGACGCCGTCGAGGGGCCGCCCGCCGGTGAACACAGCTGGTACCGGGGGGCGTCCCCCGCCCACTACGACGACGAGACCCGCCGCTGTCTGACCGCTCTCAAAGGGCGAGTCGACACCGAACGGGCAACCGCCGTCTGGGACCGCGCCCTCGCCTCACCGCACCACGGGAAGCCCGTCTGGTTCCACGGCGACGTCTCCGAGGGCAACCTGCTCGTCCGCGACGGCGAGCTGGCGGCCGTCATCGACTTCGGTACCTCCGGTGTCGGCGACCCCGCCTGCGATCTGGTGTTCGCGTGGGGATGGCTCGGCGAGGAGGGGCGGGAGGCGTTCCGCCGCACGGTCCGCCAGGACGAGGCCACCTGGGCGAGGGCCCGTGGCTGGGCCCTGTGGAAGGCGCTCCTCGTGCTGTCCGAGTGCGCCGACGACGCAGAACGGGCCCTCCGTTGCGGCCGCGTGATCGAGGAAGTCCTCGCCGACCATGAACGGTTCGCCGCATAG
- a CDS encoding SGNH/GDSL hydrolase family protein: MPSSRSSRFRPLLTAAAAVTASLAVALGAGAAPASAQAGVGRYVALGDSYASGAGVPTQVDTGCTRSDRNYPSVLGKAVGPAAQKDVTCGGATTVHMTSAQSSSAGPQFDALTADTDLVSVTIGGNDIGFADIITRCVTLGLLSPSGSPCKTSYTWTGSDQLTQKIQATAPKIASVIDGIHQRSPQAKVLVVGYPAILPDDGSNCRSTVTIAKGDAPWLRDTEKRLNSMIASQAASHGAVYVDAYARSVGHDVCKPVGTRWIEPLITSAAAPFHPNAAGEQSMADAARGALG, encoded by the coding sequence ATGCCGTCAAGCAGATCGTCTCGCTTCCGCCCGCTCCTCACAGCGGCCGCCGCCGTCACCGCGTCCCTCGCGGTGGCCCTGGGCGCGGGAGCGGCGCCCGCTTCCGCGCAGGCGGGCGTCGGCCGTTATGTCGCGCTCGGCGACTCCTACGCCTCGGGGGCCGGCGTCCCCACTCAGGTCGACACCGGGTGCACCCGCTCGGACCGCAACTATCCGTCCGTGCTGGGCAAGGCCGTGGGCCCGGCCGCCCAGAAGGACGTCACGTGCGGTGGGGCCACCACGGTGCACATGACCTCGGCCCAGAGTTCCTCCGCGGGGCCGCAGTTCGACGCGCTCACCGCCGACACCGACCTGGTGTCGGTCACCATCGGGGGCAATGACATCGGTTTCGCCGACATCATCACCCGCTGTGTGACCCTCGGCCTCCTCTCCCCCTCCGGGTCTCCCTGCAAGACCAGCTACACCTGGACCGGATCGGACCAGCTGACTCAGAAGATCCAGGCCACCGCGCCGAAGATCGCCTCCGTGATCGACGGCATCCATCAGCGGTCGCCCCAGGCCAAGGTCCTCGTGGTCGGCTACCCGGCGATACTGCCCGACGACGGCAGCAACTGCCGTTCCACCGTCACCATCGCCAAGGGCGACGCCCCGTGGCTCCGCGACACGGAGAAGCGCCTGAACAGCATGATCGCCTCGCAGGCCGCCTCGCACGGCGCCGTCTATGTGGACGCCTACGCACGCTCGGTCGGCCACGACGTGTGCAAGCCTGTCGGCACCCGTTGGATCGAACCGCTCATCACCAGTGCCGCCGCCCCGTTCCATCCGAACGCGGCCGGGGAGCAGTCGATGGCCGACGCCGCCCGCGGCGCCCTGGGCTGA
- a CDS encoding TIM-barrel domain-containing protein: MSAHPSFISLFGTNGERSLRITRPRPRHTAAAALSALVLALTTLTVPGAQARPSAATPSGVLDSGTKNVTWKSPVYEKGTVDSPTKCGTAAEDPDNAVCARFDLTVDPPDGQWDDNPEGGVPVSVQWETPTDDFDLYVYDEDNKQVASSAGAADPEATVIPKASGTYHVVVVPYNVHNNSFTGKAYLPEPTDAGNLTGFSGSHGTYEVAAGDLKARASFFDDETLRLQASPDGDPADPPDSHMIQHRPKAERRTSTFDAGSYYGIRSKGVVLRVYKRPLRFALYKGDNRTAVWKEADPLRWTSGGLRQSLERGAKEQFFGGGEQNGSFSHRDQVMNVGNNTNWDEGGYNNSQPFYISTAGYGVYRNTMTPGSYDFGSPVRTGQQERRLDAYYFVGDTKSVIGKYTSLVGKPFMPPVYGLEPGDADCYLHNANRGERHTLDALKVADGYTQNQMPLGWMLVNDGYGCGYENLPQTGAGLNESHAQLGLWTEDGLPDQSEEAKAGVRVRKLDVAWVGSGYGMALDACDEAKAGIEDNSDSRGFVWLPVSWAGAQRCGVLWSGDQKMSWDYIRWQIPTYAGATMSGIAYNTGDVGSIYSHDAEMYTRDLQWKSFLPTIMTMDGWASDMTTKKPHDQQPWLDGEPYTSINRKYLQLKERLLPYMYTLSKEATKTGVGAVRPLSLEYPDDPAALGPDAKYEFMSGPDFLVAPVYSDTDVRDGIYLPKGTWTDYWTGKTYHGPTTVNGYKAPLDTLPLFVKGGSIVPMWPKGTLSWENRDKSRLDYDIHPKGTTDYTLYEDDGVTRKHEKGSSATQQVRVHAPEHGHAATTIDVGASVGDYTGKPASRSYRFTVHGKDAPAGVSLGGGRLHEVDSAKALDGVKSGWFTDPKSGVTEVKTPSLSTGHGFKVSLRR; the protein is encoded by the coding sequence ATGTCCGCGCACCCCTCGTTCATCTCGCTGTTCGGCACGAACGGAGAACGTTCCTTGCGGATCACCCGACCCCGTCCCAGACACACGGCGGCAGCGGCGCTTTCTGCCCTGGTACTCGCCCTTACCACCCTCACCGTTCCCGGCGCCCAGGCGCGCCCCTCCGCCGCGACGCCGTCGGGCGTCCTCGACAGCGGTACGAAGAACGTCACGTGGAAGAGCCCCGTCTACGAGAAGGGCACGGTCGACTCACCCACCAAATGCGGCACGGCCGCCGAGGACCCCGACAACGCGGTCTGTGCCCGCTTCGACCTGACCGTCGATCCGCCGGACGGCCAGTGGGACGACAATCCGGAGGGCGGCGTCCCCGTCTCCGTCCAGTGGGAGACGCCCACCGACGACTTCGACCTGTACGTATACGACGAGGACAACAAGCAGGTCGCGTCGAGCGCGGGCGCCGCGGACCCCGAGGCCACGGTGATTCCCAAGGCGTCGGGCACCTACCACGTGGTCGTCGTCCCCTACAACGTCCACAACAACTCCTTCACCGGCAAGGCGTATCTGCCCGAGCCCACCGACGCGGGGAACCTCACCGGCTTCAGCGGCTCGCACGGTACGTACGAGGTGGCGGCGGGCGATCTGAAGGCGCGCGCCTCCTTCTTCGACGACGAGACCCTGCGTCTCCAGGCCTCGCCCGACGGCGATCCGGCCGACCCACCCGACAGCCACATGATCCAGCACCGGCCGAAGGCGGAGCGGCGCACCAGTACCTTCGACGCGGGTTCGTACTACGGCATCCGCTCCAAGGGGGTCGTACTGCGCGTGTACAAGAGGCCGCTGCGATTCGCCCTCTACAAGGGCGACAACCGCACGGCCGTATGGAAGGAGGCCGACCCACTGCGCTGGACCTCCGGCGGTCTGCGGCAGAGCCTCGAACGGGGCGCGAAGGAGCAGTTCTTCGGCGGCGGTGAGCAGAACGGCAGCTTCTCCCACCGCGACCAGGTGATGAATGTCGGCAACAACACCAACTGGGACGAGGGCGGCTACAACAACTCCCAGCCGTTCTACATCTCCACCGCCGGCTACGGCGTGTACCGCAACACCATGACCCCCGGCTCGTACGACTTCGGTTCACCTGTCCGCACCGGGCAGCAGGAACGACGCCTGGACGCCTACTACTTCGTGGGCGACACCAAGTCGGTCATCGGCAAGTACACCTCGCTCGTCGGCAAGCCGTTCATGCCGCCGGTGTACGGCCTCGAACCGGGCGACGCGGACTGCTACCTGCACAACGCCAACCGGGGCGAGCGCCACACCCTGGACGCGCTGAAGGTGGCGGACGGATACACCCAAAATCAGATGCCGCTCGGCTGGATGCTGGTCAACGACGGTTACGGCTGCGGTTACGAGAACCTTCCGCAGACCGGCGCGGGACTGAACGAGAGCCACGCGCAGCTCGGTCTCTGGACGGAGGACGGCCTCCCCGACCAGAGCGAGGAGGCCAAGGCGGGTGTCCGGGTGCGCAAGCTGGACGTCGCCTGGGTCGGTTCCGGTTACGGCATGGCCCTCGACGCCTGCGACGAGGCCAAGGCGGGCATCGAGGACAACAGCGACTCGCGCGGCTTCGTGTGGCTCCCCGTGTCATGGGCGGGAGCTCAGCGCTGCGGGGTGCTGTGGAGCGGTGACCAGAAGATGTCGTGGGACTACATCCGCTGGCAGATCCCGACCTACGCCGGCGCGACCATGTCCGGTATCGCCTACAACACGGGGGACGTCGGCTCCATCTACAGCCACGACGCCGAGATGTACACCCGTGACCTCCAGTGGAAGTCGTTCCTGCCCACCATCATGACGATGGACGGCTGGGCCAGCGACATGACCACCAAGAAGCCGCACGACCAGCAGCCGTGGCTGGACGGCGAGCCGTACACCTCCATCAACCGCAAGTACCTCCAGCTGAAGGAGCGGCTGCTGCCGTACATGTACACGCTGTCGAAGGAGGCGACGAAGACGGGTGTCGGGGCGGTACGGCCCCTGTCGTTGGAGTACCCGGACGACCCCGCGGCGCTCGGGCCCGACGCGAAGTACGAGTTCATGTCGGGGCCCGACTTCCTGGTCGCCCCCGTCTACAGCGACACGGACGTCCGCGACGGCATCTACCTGCCGAAGGGCACCTGGACCGACTACTGGACGGGTAAGACGTACCACGGCCCGACCACCGTCAACGGGTACAAGGCCCCGCTCGACACCCTCCCCCTCTTCGTCAAGGGCGGTTCGATCGTGCCGATGTGGCCGAAGGGCACGCTGTCGTGGGAGAACCGGGACAAGAGCCGGCTCGACTACGACATCCACCCGAAGGGCACCACGGACTACACGCTCTACGAGGACGACGGCGTCACCAGGAAGCACGAGAAGGGTTCCTCGGCGACCCAGCAGGTCAGGGTCCACGCGCCCGAGCACGGCCACGCGGCGACCACCATCGATGTCGGGGCCAGTGTGGGCGACTACACGGGCAAGCCGGCGTCCCGCTCGTACCGCTTCACCGTGCACGGCAAGGACGCGCCCGCCGGGGTCTCCCTGGGCGGCGGCCGTCTCCACGAGGTGGACTCCGCGAAGGCGCTCGACGGTGTGAAGTCCGGCTGGTTCACCGATCCGAAGAGCGGAGTCACGGAGGTCAAGACGCCTTCCCTCTCCACGGGGCACGGCTTCAAGGTGTCCCTGCGGCGGTAG
- a CDS encoding acyl carrier protein yields MTDAVFDTVRDCAVEVLQVAPDEVTEDAVFTEHLGATSLTLVELIMAIEEASGVDLPDTGVESVRTVRDACELVRGRL; encoded by the coding sequence ATGACCGATGCGGTATTCGATACGGTGCGGGACTGCGCGGTGGAGGTCCTGCAAGTCGCTCCGGACGAGGTGACCGAGGACGCGGTCTTCACCGAACACCTCGGGGCCACCAGCCTGACCCTGGTGGAGCTGATCATGGCGATCGAGGAGGCGAGCGGGGTCGATCTGCCCGACACGGGTGTCGAGTCCGTCAGAACAGTGCGGGACGCCTGCGAGTTGGTGCGTGGCCGACTATGA
- a CDS encoding beta-ketoacyl-[acyl-carrier-protein] synthase family protein — MVVTGLGSVTAAGSGCDALWQDLLAPPPLGHRPLEEWDAAPWMDRSEIRHTDRCTQFAVAAAALAVTDAGGAEKLAPRAETWRAGVVLGTALAGVSTLERQSLIREARGDKRVSPFVVPMIMPNAAASAVSQRLGWRGPCETLTTACASGTHAIASAARLIAYGVCDTVVTGGTEAAAYGTVLAGFSNMRALSAGDRTRPFDSGRDGFTVAEGAAALVLEAADTAEERGARVYAEVLGAANTADAHDVTAPLADGSAAAHCMSLALRDAALAPSDVAQLSAHGTGTVRGDLAESLAIAGVFGDAGPPVTSAKGATGHAFGASGALEAVAAVLSLAYGVIPPVQGLTTPDPELGGVLDLVRGSPRPWTPGPILSSSFGFGGQNGSVVLGPVRGPQAT; from the coding sequence GTGGTGGTGACCGGGCTCGGCAGTGTGACGGCGGCGGGCTCGGGCTGTGACGCCCTCTGGCAGGACCTGCTGGCTCCGCCTCCTTTGGGACACCGGCCCCTGGAGGAGTGGGACGCCGCTCCCTGGATGGACCGTTCCGAGATCCGGCACACCGACCGCTGTACCCAGTTCGCGGTGGCCGCCGCCGCGCTCGCGGTGACGGACGCAGGTGGGGCGGAGAAGCTGGCGCCCCGCGCGGAGACCTGGCGTGCGGGGGTCGTCCTCGGTACCGCGCTCGCCGGGGTGTCCACCTTGGAGCGGCAGTCCCTGATCCGTGAGGCCCGCGGTGACAAGCGGGTCTCCCCCTTCGTCGTACCGATGATCATGCCCAACGCGGCGGCTTCCGCCGTGTCGCAGCGGCTGGGCTGGCGGGGACCGTGCGAGACCCTGACGACCGCTTGCGCCTCGGGTACGCACGCCATCGCCTCGGCAGCACGGCTGATCGCGTACGGAGTCTGCGACACCGTCGTGACCGGCGGCACGGAGGCGGCGGCGTACGGGACCGTCCTCGCGGGGTTCTCCAATATGCGCGCCCTGTCGGCGGGAGACCGTACGCGTCCCTTCGACTCCGGCAGGGACGGGTTCACCGTGGCCGAGGGCGCGGCGGCGCTGGTGCTTGAGGCGGCGGACACGGCAGAGGAGCGCGGGGCGCGGGTGTACGCCGAGGTTCTGGGCGCGGCCAACACCGCTGACGCCCACGACGTGACCGCCCCACTGGCCGACGGATCGGCGGCGGCCCACTGCATGAGCCTCGCCCTGCGCGACGCGGCCCTCGCCCCCTCGGATGTCGCACAGCTCAGCGCGCACGGCACGGGAACGGTCCGGGGCGATCTGGCGGAGTCGCTGGCGATCGCCGGGGTGTTCGGGGACGCGGGACCGCCCGTCACCTCGGCGAAGGGCGCCACGGGGCACGCCTTCGGGGCGAGCGGCGCTCTGGAGGCGGTGGCCGCGGTGCTGTCCCTCGCGTACGGGGTGATCCCGCCCGTCCAGGGGCTCACGACACCCGATCCGGAACTGGGCGGAGTCCTGGATCTGGTGCGTGGCTCGCCACGCCCTTGGACGCCGGGCCCCATTCTGTCCAGCTCTTTCGGGTTCGGTGGGCAGAACGGCAGCGTGGTGCTGGGGCCCGTCCGAGGTCCTCAGGCGACGTAA
- a CDS encoding 8-amino-7-oxononanoate synthase, with protein MNRTRQDHRPSADTVFDWLDDSARRRERAGLRREMRVRDASAPGINLAGNDYLGLSSHPEVTSAAGEAAVRWGAGSGAARLVTGTTRLHVELERELAAFCGFEAALVFSSGYLANLGVLTALCRPGSLVVADRTNHASLIDGCGLSGAEVVDIPHNDPVTLDETLTAGGRPRALVVTESVFSVDGDLVDLDEVYATCRGHGAALLVDEAHALGVVGERGEGALGAAGLAGRPDTVATVTLSKSLGAQGGAVLGPRRVIEHVLNSARGFLFDTGLAPACAGGALAALRILDREPARVARLRTVATRLHQGLAAAGLPVSPARAAVVSVRAGSARSAVAWREECRAAGVEVGCFRPPSVPDRFSRLRLTARADLSDAEVDRAVQVITEHRPG; from the coding sequence ATGAACCGGACGAGGCAGGACCACCGTCCCTCCGCCGACACCGTGTTCGACTGGCTGGACGACAGCGCCCGGCGGAGGGAACGCGCGGGTCTCCGGCGTGAGATGCGGGTCAGAGACGCCTCCGCGCCGGGGATCAACCTCGCGGGCAACGACTATCTCGGGCTCTCCTCGCACCCCGAGGTGACCTCGGCCGCGGGCGAGGCCGCCGTGCGGTGGGGCGCGGGTTCGGGTGCGGCGCGGCTGGTCACCGGCACCACCCGGCTCCATGTGGAGCTGGAGCGGGAACTCGCCGCGTTCTGCGGCTTCGAGGCCGCCCTCGTCTTCTCCTCCGGCTATCTGGCCAATCTGGGCGTCCTCACCGCGCTGTGCAGGCCCGGCAGCCTGGTGGTGGCCGACAGGACCAACCACGCTTCTCTGATCGACGGGTGCGGGCTCTCCGGCGCCGAGGTCGTGGACATCCCGCACAACGACCCGGTCACCCTGGACGAGACCCTCACCGCCGGGGGCCGGCCACGGGCGCTCGTGGTGACCGAATCCGTCTTCTCGGTGGACGGGGACCTCGTGGACCTGGACGAGGTGTACGCCACCTGCCGTGGCCACGGCGCGGCGCTGCTGGTGGACGAGGCGCACGCGCTCGGAGTGGTCGGTGAACGGGGCGAGGGCGCGCTGGGCGCCGCGGGACTCGCGGGCAGGCCCGACACAGTGGCCACCGTCACCCTGTCGAAGTCGCTCGGTGCGCAGGGCGGCGCGGTGCTCGGCCCCCGCCGGGTGATCGAGCATGTGCTCAACAGCGCGCGCGGCTTCCTGTTCGACACGGGTCTCGCCCCGGCCTGCGCCGGGGGCGCGCTCGCGGCGCTGCGGATCCTCGACCGGGAGCCGGCACGGGTGGCCAGGCTCCGTACCGTGGCGACGCGGCTCCACCAGGGGCTGGCCGCTGCCGGGCTGCCGGTGAGTCCCGCGCGCGCCGCTGTGGTGTCCGTGCGCGCGGGTTCCGCCCGCTCGGCGGTCGCGTGGCGGGAGGAGTGCCGGGCGGCCGGGGTCGAGGTGGGGTGTTTCCGCCCGCCCTCGGTACCCGACCGGTTCTCCCGGCTGCGGCTCACCGCGCGGGCCGATCTGAGCGACGCCGAGGTCGACCGGGCGGTACAGGTGATCACGGAGCACCGTCCCGGCTGA
- a CDS encoding cytochrome P450 produces the protein MSNTDRCPGVDLFSSEFLRDPYPLYGALRETSPVHRDPGTGLWLVSTYRDVRRVLLAPELYRPDNALDAVARLSVPALRRLAAAGFTLPPTLANNGTDSHAGLRRIITGLLARDRVVATVPVIESLLAPRIDSIERSLATDGSCDLVTALTRDLPFEVMLKVLGLEGKADADIERLARWNDASLELFWGMPPRERHVELAELAAEFYQWLDELTAGARPGDAGLLGLLAAHRKPDGAPLRREERIAVCYFMVIAGQTTTGQMLATMLLRALSEPELWPLLGRADRRAALWAEELLRREPPLTTWRRVTARPARLGDVELPAGAQLLLMLAATGSDDEVYDAPETIRPGRPRGREHLAFGIGRHRCPGAALARTEAEVVLRAVSARLPDLRLTCAEEDVPMRGLLSFRAPVTVPVARGTGVGHASRPADGP, from the coding sequence GTGAGTAACACAGACCGGTGCCCCGGGGTGGACCTGTTCTCCTCGGAGTTCCTGCGCGACCCCTACCCGCTGTACGGGGCGCTGCGGGAGACGAGCCCCGTGCACCGGGACCCCGGGACCGGTCTGTGGCTCGTCAGCACCTACCGCGACGTGCGGCGGGTGCTCCTCGCCCCCGAGCTCTACCGCCCCGACAACGCCCTCGACGCGGTGGCGAGACTCTCCGTTCCCGCACTGCGCCGCCTGGCCGCCGCGGGGTTCACCCTGCCGCCGACGCTCGCCAACAATGGCACGGACAGCCACGCGGGGTTGCGCAGAATCATCACGGGACTCCTGGCCAGGGACCGGGTGGTGGCCACCGTCCCCGTCATCGAATCCCTTCTCGCGCCCCGCATCGACAGCATCGAGAGGAGTCTCGCCACCGACGGAAGCTGCGACCTGGTGACGGCGCTCACCAGGGATCTGCCCTTCGAGGTGATGCTCAAGGTGCTCGGCCTCGAAGGGAAGGCCGACGCGGACATCGAGCGGCTCGCCCGCTGGAACGACGCCTCGCTCGAACTCTTCTGGGGCATGCCGCCACGGGAGCGGCACGTGGAACTCGCCGAACTCGCCGCCGAGTTCTACCAGTGGCTCGACGAACTCACCGCGGGAGCGCGGCCGGGCGACGCCGGCCTCCTCGGTCTGCTCGCCGCGCACCGGAAGCCCGACGGCGCTCCGCTGCGACGCGAGGAGAGGATCGCCGTCTGCTACTTCATGGTCATCGCGGGGCAGACCACCACGGGGCAGATGCTCGCCACCATGCTCCTGCGCGCCCTGTCCGAACCTGAGCTGTGGCCCCTGCTCGGGCGGGCCGACCGACGGGCGGCGCTCTGGGCCGAGGAACTACTGCGCCGTGAGCCGCCGCTGACCACTTGGCGGCGGGTGACCGCCAGGCCCGCCCGGCTCGGCGACGTCGAACTTCCCGCCGGGGCGCAGCTGCTGCTGATGCTTGCGGCCACCGGATCCGACGACGAGGTGTACGACGCGCCCGAGACGATCCGCCCCGGCCGGCCGCGCGGCAGGGAACACCTCGCCTTCGGCATCGGGCGCCACCGCTGCCCCGGCGCGGCTCTCGCGCGGACCGAGGCCGAGGTGGTGCTGAGAGCGGTCTCCGCCCGCCTGCCCGATCTGCGGCTGACCTGCGCGGAGGAGGACGTCCCGATGCGGGGGCTGCTGTCGTTCCGGGCGCCCGTGACCGTCCCCGTCGCTCGCGGGACGGGGGTGGGCCACGCGTCACGACCGGCCGACGGCCCCTGA
- the bioB gene encoding biotin synthase BioB encodes MDSTPTATDKYTDHGELLDTLVDKGLRRELPTRAEALALLMVPDEAVLDVVAAASRVRRQYFGRRVKLNFLVNLKSGLCPEDCSYCSQRLGSQAEILKYTWLKPKEAADAAAQGVAAGAKRVCLVASGRGPTDRDIGRVSETIAAIREESPGVEVCACLGLLSDGQAERLGEAGADAYNHNLNTAGERYADICTTHTYTDRVETVEQAKSAGLSPCSGLIAGMGETPEELVDVAFSLRALDPDSVPVNFLMPFKGTPLASEWALTPQRCLRILAMVRFVCPDVEVRLAGGREIHLRGMQPLALHIANSIFLGDYLTSEGQPGAADLDMIRDAGFAVEGMEEVTMPEHRDDVVKVRRRGAGTTLPPNALAPATTDGEPSEAEGQAPGTVPHTSGQRVDM; translated from the coding sequence GTGGACTCCACTCCCACAGCGACCGACAAGTACACCGACCACGGCGAACTCCTCGATACGCTGGTCGACAAGGGGCTTCGCCGCGAACTACCCACCCGGGCCGAGGCGTTGGCGCTCCTCATGGTCCCCGACGAGGCCGTACTCGACGTCGTGGCCGCGGCCTCGCGGGTACGCCGGCAGTACTTCGGCCGGAGGGTGAAGCTGAACTTCCTCGTCAACCTCAAGAGCGGTCTCTGTCCCGAGGACTGCTCCTACTGCTCCCAGCGGCTCGGCTCACAGGCCGAGATTCTCAAGTACACCTGGCTGAAGCCCAAGGAGGCGGCGGACGCGGCCGCCCAGGGCGTCGCAGCCGGCGCAAAGCGGGTCTGCCTGGTGGCGAGCGGCCGCGGCCCCACCGACCGTGACATCGGCCGTGTCTCGGAGACCATCGCCGCGATCCGGGAGGAGAGCCCCGGCGTCGAGGTCTGCGCCTGCCTCGGACTGCTCTCCGACGGGCAGGCGGAGCGGCTCGGCGAGGCCGGAGCCGACGCCTACAACCACAACCTCAACACCGCTGGCGAGCGCTACGCCGACATCTGCACCACCCACACCTACACCGACCGGGTGGAGACCGTAGAACAGGCCAAGTCCGCCGGTCTCTCGCCGTGTTCGGGGCTGATAGCCGGCATGGGCGAGACCCCGGAGGAACTGGTCGACGTGGCCTTCTCGCTGCGCGCCCTCGACCCGGACTCGGTCCCGGTGAACTTCCTGATGCCGTTCAAGGGCACACCGCTCGCCTCCGAGTGGGCACTCACTCCGCAGCGCTGCCTGCGCATCCTGGCGATGGTGCGGTTCGTCTGCCCCGACGTCGAGGTACGGCTCGCCGGGGGCCGTGAGATCCATCTGCGCGGTATGCAGCCGCTGGCCCTGCACATCGCCAACTCCATCTTCCTCGGCGACTACCTGACCAGTGAGGGGCAGCCGGGGGCCGCGGACCTCGACATGATCAGGGACGCGGGGTTCGCCGTCGAGGGCATGGAGGAGGTCACCATGCCCGAGCACAGGGACGACGTGGTCAAGGTACGCAGGCGCGGCGCGGGCACCACGCTCCCGCCCAACGCGCTCGCCCCGGCCACCACCGACGGTGAACCTTCGGAAGCGGAAGGCCAGGCGCCCGGCACTGTGCCGCACACCTCGGGGCAGCGGGTGGATATGTGA